A stretch of DNA from Trichomycterus rosablanca isolate fTriRos1 chromosome 1, fTriRos1.hap1, whole genome shotgun sequence:
CTTTGTAGCTGAATATTTTATGATGCCCAAAGGATCATAATCAAATTCTTTATTTGTTGCCTTATCCAGCTATAAAGTATGCAAAGTGTATTCTTTTATAAAAGCTATTgcaaacatttattaatgttttaacttTATTGGTGTGAAGTGAAATGGTTTACAGTTTAAAGATTCTTAAACTCACTTGAATTGCATCCCAATGACGGAATAGCTGCATTCTATCCACATCCATTATATTATCACAAACTAAATATATAATAGCAtctataacattttattttgaaCTTTGGAACTTAGATGAAGGGGGTCATATACTCACCCTGTTGctctctgaaaaaaaaaaaaaaaaaaaatgatcagGTCCAGTGGTATTTAGCCCAATATGTTGAATACTATTTATAGTATTAATGCATGTGTAAGAGTGACTGGTGTAATATAAAAAAGACTTACACTTCCTCTGTGTCAGACATGATGACAGTGGACTTTGTGACTACACGAGGAAAAAAGATCAGATGATTATGGCAATTCATCCTGAGGCTTTATTCAACAAAGCTCAGAAAAAAGACTTCTACTCTTACAAAGTAGCCATCACTCCTTATTGCTAACTGTTCTGCTAAGCTTGACACCGCAAGATTTTTTCACATTGgcttgtttaattattttgtttgctATAGAAAGtgctagattattattattattgctattgttgTAATTTTACAGCCATTGCAgtaaataatattgtaaaacaAAATTCCAAAATTCTAATATGTTATGGATTTTAatctaaatgaataatacatatTCTTTTTTGGTATTAAGTAGGCAGTAATTTAACTATGGGACATTTCCTGTGTATCAGCAACTCTTTTAAACAGCTGCAAGTGCCCTCCGGACATCTTTCAGGATCTAGTTTCCCTCTTCAAGATCAAATTCTTCTGCTTGGAATAGCATCCATAAGACATACTGCATTTCCTTTTCTGGTTATGGCATACAGAGATGGTTTTGGAAGTTTCACACAACTTAAAGCTTATTCTTATATTCAGGTTTTAATAACAGGTATTTTAGGTAAAGAAACCTGAGTaaagtcaggtaaattggaccAATATGTCATACATTTTAATGCCACAGATAACCTAATTTAACAaaatttactttattaataaagaaatataggTTACGGGTGCTAAAATGATCAATTGTGCCAATGTGTATGCCattgtttttgtaattatttaatttttaatatgcAAATATGCAGATTTTAAGGTACAGTGTACATAAGGTATGATGCCCCTTtctaatatacacacactattaacatttatatattACTGACACAAATTCTTATTTATAAAGTTGTAAACACACAGACCATGTGCAGAGTCATATAGTTAAATCTGAGAAAACCACCAGTGCCTTCACAAAACATAGACCAATGCAATGTAATTGAATGAACAACAGAAGCTGATACACCAAATACATTCAGCTGCTGCATTGTACTGACATACTCCCTTAGGCATAGTGACCATAGGTCAACAGAAAAcctattttgtttgtatttcaATCACAGTAAAACATTATAGAACATAACATGCATAACAAAAACTCCTTTATTGTGTCTGACTTGCACGATGCAGTCAAAAGGAAACTTTATGCTCTATTGATGAAAATCTGCTGTAGATCCATTTGTTCTGAATTGTATTCATCAACTGAGCAATAACTCTACTTCAAAATACATGTGTTCCTGCACAGTGGCAATGCTTTTTGCACATGTATTTTCCACTGTTATACAGGTGGAGTTGGGTGCCCTGTTGTCCACTACATGCTTTCTCTCAGTCACAATCATGCACCCTGTCatcttctttcttttcatttAACATGATATGTGTCTGTTCTATGTCTTACctcagaaaagctgaaaagAAGTGAGCTCCCTGGTGGCGGAGACTGGCTGTAAAGCTCTGCAAACATCCAGGGCTGATTAAGTCCTTCTGTTATAGTGATACTTGATCTGTGTAGGTCTCTCATTGGCTGAGAGGACCTAGTGGGCATGGCTAAGGAGGCCAAGTTCAGGACTTGGCCTGGGCACTGAATAAGGAGATGAAAGATTAAGGGAATGTGAAGTAGGCACAAGTTTGGAATGGGGTGCTCATCGCTATATTTGTTGTTGCATTAGGCAAGCAAAATGCAGTTCTATGTCTGAAACCGAGTAGAAGAAGCATTTAAAACATATACTGTAGGCATGATCAGGATCGCTATAGGGTTTAGCACCTGGTGTTTCCTTAAGAAGAGGGTTTACACATTGACACATGGGATCTATGCACTCACAACGGATCAAAATGAATTAGTCTTACATAACTTATTGAACAGCATACACTCTGGGATGATTTGACAGCTGCTTTACGTCATTGGTAAATAACAACACAATGTTTTTAGAATAACACATATGTGATATCAACTATATCAACTTAATCAGACAAGCTCCTTATAATCTCTAAGTTAGCAAGTTGTGTTTACAAAATTAATAACTGGACGTCATTACAACATTTTTGCTCAACACAAATAAAGCAGGTTAGTTAAACCTTAAACTCTGAATTATTACAAACAAATAGTCTAAGCAATGTTGAATACAGTTATGTCATGAACTAAAACTATTTTTACTAACTTAACCCACATCAGGAATATGTTTAGATACTCTTTTCATCTATCAAGACACAGAGCTTTAAGTAATACATCTCTTTTAGAAGTGTACATTAAGTCCTCTTATTATAACCTCTAAATTGGATTACTATAAGGCAAGTCTAGGTGGCTGAGGCATATTTTTAACAAGTTTTTAGTATATGCAACATCACAGTTTTAAATCATTCTTCCATCACACGTCATAGTTTTTATAAGAATAGTGGAACACCCAAGTTGCCTTTTGCAAACTTGACCCATGCAGCAATCGTCTTTTAaatggccttttttttttttttgcatatgaTCAGCGTGCACATAAACAAAGAATTTTGCAAGGTCTGAAGATTTTTGCTGGTCATTTGCTGTTATTCTTGGGGCCTTCAGGACTGCACATTGTGTCTTTGGTGTATTATTTGCTGGACGTCCACTCTTAGGAAGAGTGGTAACAGTACTAAATGTCCTGCACTGAAACAGGTTGTGTCTTGTTGTGAATTATCATAAAACCTAAAGCCTTAGAAATGTTTTATAGCCTACTTCAGTTGTATGCGTCCCCACAATTTTCTCTTAATGTCCGCTAAacccttttgtttgttttaattgagCATGTTATACATAACCATATATTTCTTTAGAAGAACTAAGCATAGGTTATAAACATAGTACTCATGGGGCATTATACTTACCCACAAATTCTCCCAAGGGATGTTTCACTTTGACTTGATAGTTGACTTGATAGGTTTCTTGTCAAAGGGAATGTATCATACCCATGATCATACCTCTGCAATACCAAAGCATACAAACTAATGTTTTCattatcctgatcatccagccCTTTCGAGGCCTACAAGCATCTGCTCCTCCAATTCTGATCATACCCATGCCCACCTCAGGCCTACAAGCTTCTGTACCTGATTTTACTTTTGCTATTCTGAAGCATACATGCTCTTTCTTCCATCATCCTCATCCCAGTCCTGCCATTTAAAAGTCCCATTTCTGTCATTCTGATGATGACACTTGCCATGCTGATCACCCTTGTTCTCATGGGGTCTACAAGCTTTTTCTGCTTTTTTGTTATTCTTCTGAGGCATACAAACTCTTGCTTCTATCCTCTTTTTCTTACTACTGAATTTTCCCAAACTCAAATCTTTACTCAGGCTATTATCTTTTCCCTAGCATGATAAGTCTACAAGCTTCTTTTTCTGTCATGGCAATCATACTTTAATCCATATACAACCTTTTACCTTCTGCCACCCTGATCTATCTTTTGGCCTGAAAGCTTCTCTTCCCCACCTTCTTTAATAATCTTGAGGCCAATGTGCCTGCCATCTTCATCCAGCTCATCCTGAGATCTACAAGCTCCTGTCTTGCCATATAATTGCACTCCTGTCATCCCGAGGAACTACATGCTACAACTTATATCCTATCCTACAACTTATATCCTGTGCTACTATTTCTGAACTTGTGTTTCTGCCATCCTGATGCCCAGAAGTCACTTCTTCTGTTGTTGTTGTCTTACACCCTTTATCCTGGCTATTGCTATATGTGTCCTTCTTGCCCAGAAAGCTCCTGTTTCTGTCCTGGGACCTACTTATGTTTTTTGTAGAGTTCTTGCCAATTATAACCAAACTGTttcattttactatattttactAATTATAAAAATTTATTTCAGATTGTGACTTATTTTCGTTATTgagaattaatattaaatatagaaTGTAGAGTAATTAGTGTTTCTTAATGTACACTTATTAACGAGGCCTTTTCAATTATATCACTTTTTTACACTCTGTCTATGCCATCAAGTTTGCCACTTCAGGATGCAACTTGTATCACTGGCCTGCAGAGGGCCTGCAATGTTCATTTAGTCCCTGTGCCTTCTCTAGAGTTTAGTGAATTAAAAATGTAGGGGTAGTGGGGGATGTATGTAAGGTGGTCTGGCCACCTACTGCCTCGCTGACGGGCCCTCTGCACCATTACCACTCCATGCACATTCTAAGTTAAGGGCTCAGGTTTTATTTTTGGACTGCTATGGAGTCTGAGCCTTCCATTTGAAGGAAGGGATGATAGTTGAGCCTAACATGAGCTTCCAGGTCTGATACTTTAGGCTGGGAGAAGCAGGCAGCAGCCAGTCACCCCTAACTAGCAGAAATAcaggtaaaataaatacaaacctgATTCAGCTTTTGCTCTTTGAAAAATTGCATGCCAGTGTGCCAATGTCATTGCCACAGATGTGTTGTGATTTTGAAACCGGTACTATGGGTAATGTGTTTAGTCCCTCAAGCACATTGTGTTGTATTACAGCATGTTGCTTTAACACATTGTTGGAAGAAGGTGCATTTTTTGTGTCAACAGCTTTAAGTGCTGTATTATAATACATGCTAGAGCTTGATTAAAAGAGTAAAGTTTGAACCACTGTAGAAGTTATACTTAATGCCATTCCCAATATTTTTATGTTGTACTGTGACTATTTATTTGAGCTGCATattgtgtttgcatgttttatctaaataaatgatttctTTGTATGGATTAAAGGGGACTGTGTCTGAAGTGAGCAAtctgttaaaaccacctcttggtaagttattttgtacatttatgaTTTGTTTTTAGGTGCATTTTTGCTCAAAGGTTTTTGCTATGAACGTGTCATTGTGCAGGACCTGAATGTACTGCCTGTCTATTCTTACACTTTCCACTTTTGAACATGTGTTGGACTTTAAAATGGCTAACCTTTCAGGGCCTTAAAAGGATCACCCCTTCTCATATGTCAGGCGTCAAGCGTAGTTTCTTTGGGAGGATGGCTCTGAGGTCCTTTCAATCATTTTCGACCACCCTGTTTTTAAACTATGATTTTGGGAGTGTTTATCTTGGCTTATATTTCCTACTAAAATGCACAAGAAGACAAGAAGAGGAAAAAGCAATGACTCTATTTTGTCTTTGAATACCAACTATAAATCTGCTTAACTGTAGTCAGAGAACACATTAAAGTCAAATTTATGTGGCTTTGTTTGGGACCCTAATAACTCAATAAACTTAATAAACTCTTAATTAATTTAATCTAGTTGTATTTGCATCAGTTTAAACATGAATGAATTGGATTGAGACCTTTTAATAGAATAAGTAGTAAACGTACGGTAAGTTctcatacatttataataataatatatgtaataatatataCGTCTTAATAATAAGTTATTACACCCAGGTTGTAATTAATCTGAGTGCTACTAAACTCTATGACGGGACATTAAGATATGTCTCGTCTTTGCTTATGGCCTAAAATTAGGTTAACATTAGGTGGGGGTGGCTCTGTGCAGTGAGTGAAATGATTCTACCAGCCAGCAGTAAGAGAGTTCATAAAAAAGTCGAATTTATTTAAGAGAAGATCAGTACAATAGAAAAACATtaccacacacactgtcacacacacatatacatacatacatataaatgGCCCGAATGAAATATTGGCTTAAAGGCTAATccttgaaacaatattttttataaatatacaatggTGGACTAAGTCCAGTGTTCAGCAAAAGACAGTTGAACATAACATACATGGTAAGTTAGtataaacaaaagaaatgtaCTGTGCTAAAAAATGTATTTGCCCACTTCTTGATTGAACTACTGCATTTCTTTTATAGCAACTGGGATgtgcaacaaaataaaaaccctGTGTGATACTCAGGATTAATTCCACCTATGAATGCCTCAAAAGAGCTTAGAGTGGACTAGTCAAAGACTTAAATCATATTGAGATGCTAGGTTTAAGACCTGAACTGGAAAGTTCATACTCGAAGAGTGAGCCAAAATTCCACCACAGCCTGAAAGATTGATCTCCAGTTAAGTGTTTGGTTGCAGTTGGTGCTGTTAAAGGTAGCACAACCATTTAATTAAGTTTAGGCAATCATGTTTTCAATTCAGGAATTCAGGGGTAGCTGGTATTGTTTCTTCAGTTAATGAAAATATCCTTTAAAAgtgatatacatacagtatccAGTATGCAAAAACAGACATCAGAAAGGGGCACATACTTTTTATGGCACTGTATCAAAAATGATTTAACATAATGATGAGAGTTAAGTATATATACTATGCTATATGTTGTGAACTAAAATGGGATTGTCCATGAAATGTGCAGACAGATTAAACTCCAAAGTAAAACTAGCATagtatttacataaacacaatCACATCAATGAAATAAACATATTTGCAATTTGATAGAGCTAAAATGGGTGTATCATTTTTAGTGAAACAAAGTGATGTGAACATTTGCTTCCTGACATCAGTTCATTTATACTGCATATGTGGTACAAACGATAAACAATCATACCTTATCTAAACCAACATTTGTTGTCAGAACATGTATGTAGTTACCAATTACTGAATGGCATCCATGACAgaatgtatgtttatttaatacaaAACCATTCTTTAACTTTGATTTTCAATAGATCCTTAGAAATCATTGTACAGGtcccctgaaaaaaaaaaaacaataaaaaacattattaatagtGTCTTCATTCACAGTtgttttaataatgcatttttaaatgttaacattttatttctgaattaaaaacatttcattatttGTTTTAAGGGGCTGACATTTTCATGGCTGTAAATATCCGCAATGTAGCCCAAGCGGGCCTGCTTTCCCAGCAGTACCCACCACCTCTACTTCCTAAACCAGGAAAGGAAAATGTCAGACTCCAGAAGTTACTTAAGAAAGCTGCCAAGAAAAAAGCTGCCTCACAAGCTTCCCAGACGCAAGTCCCGTTCCGCTCATGTCTCTCTCCAGTAACCGAAGCTAGTCCTGACCTGGAACACAGTGACCACTCAACTCCACCCAAAACACCAGAGACACCCATCTACGGAGGGACACTGCACCCACGCTTCAATGTCAGACCACTGTATCAGCATGCATCATCACCATACCCTCATCACAGAGGCATCCCAGCAATTCCACAGCCCTATGGTGCACCACACCTTGTGGCCCCACAATTCTCATACACAACTCCACCCTTTTCTGCTGGAGTATCACCAGTTCCATCTTTTTCTGCAACATCAATTAGTGAGACATCCATACCTGTTGAGATAATCAGACCTGCTGCTTTAAAACCATCAGCACAGCTCTCTCTGTCAGTTCAGAACTTAAGTAAAGTGCTGGAAACAAAAATGGAGGCAGGTCTTTTACCCACTTTTATCATCTCTAAGGCTGCAAGTCCTCAACCAACAAAACCTATGTTTGATGTGCCAAAAATGAAAAACTATACTTCTAAGACAGCAACATTAGGACCTTCTTATACATCAACAACAAGTCAAAGAAGTAGAACCCCAGTTGCTGAGATTATGAGAAGTCCAACACCAACATTTGAAGTAAGGAAGATTGTGACATCAACCACAGAAATCAGGAGGGATAAAACACCAACCAGAGAAATCAAAAGGGCCATAACACCAACATCTGAGATAAAAAGAACGGTGACACTTCTATCTGAAATCACAAGTGAAACATCCTCAGTCTCCGAAATGACAAGAGATAAAACACCCACTAGGGAAATCAAAAGAGTCATAACACCAACATCAGAAAGGGGTCTAACACCTACCTCTGAAATCAAAATAGAAACAACTCCAACCTTAGAAATAAAGACTGAAACCAGTCCAGTTGTTGAAATCAGAGGTACTACCCCAACATCTGAAATGAAAGGTCCTTCAACAGTTGAAACCGAGTCTAAAAGAGGAAGAACCCTGACAAGGGCAACATTTGAGGTATCTTCAAAAACTCATTCAGGAAGACCAAAAACTCCATCACATCATGTTTCACCAGCTAGGACACCTGTCATAGAAATTTCAAAACCTAATCCACTTTTGTTTGCTGTCTGTACAGTCTATATAGAGGGAAGAAGATCCAAAACACCAACCTCAAGTTTAGTTGGGCCTAGTGATGAAATGTCTAAAGAagataaaagtataaatctttaTGAAGCCACACAAAATAGGGAGATTTATGTGGAATCATCTGAAACCTCAGAAGCTACACTGCCATCTGAAAAGCTCagacaaaatgagttgtcaaaACCAAAGACCCCTGAGAAAGATGctttaataaatacagaaacTATTAAAATCCAAAGCCCAAAGACTCATGTACTGGAATCTCCCAAACCTGTAACTCCCAAACCTGAATATCAAGGACCCAAAACATCAAGCTCTGAGTTTTCTGAACCTACAAGTCCTATATTAGGGTATCAAAGACCAACTGTGCCTGCATTTGCAGGTCAAAGGCCTAGAACACCAACAAAAAAGACcaaattaaaatattatggATTAACCCCTGCTGAATATGTTGCTTATGGGGGCATACAGAGTTACGTACCTGCTTTCGGCATCTCTAGAGCTATATCACCATCTATTGGGGAACCTACATCTGAACAAGTGTCAGAAGGATCTACTCAAAGTGTTGATggtaaaaaagaagaaacaacTACTTTAAAAGAGCAGCCAGAAAGTACCAAGGCAATTCCAGGTAAAGTATCACAATTCAGCATTGCTGATACTAAAAATGGAGCTTCTGTGTCTTTGCCATCTGCTGAAGTCTCAAAGACAACAGTGTTAGCAGTTGAGGCAACACTAACATCTGTGCAAGAGATATCTCTA
This window harbors:
- the prr33 gene encoding mucin-2; this encodes MAVNIRNVAQAGLLSQQYPPPLLPKPGKENVRLQKLLKKAAKKKAASQASQTQVPFRSCLSPVTEASPDLEHSDHSTPPKTPETPIYGGTLHPRFNVRPLYQHASSPYPHHRGIPAIPQPYGAPHLVAPQFSYTTPPFSAGVSPVPSFSATSISETSIPVEIIRPAALKPSAQLSLSVQNLSKVLETKMEAGLLPTFIISKAASPQPTKPMFDVPKMKNYTSKTATLGPSYTSTTSQRSRTPVAEIMRSPTPTFEVRKIVTSTTEIRRDKTPTREIKRAITPTSEIKRTVTLLSEITSETSSVSEMTRDKTPTREIKRVITPTSERGLTPTSEIKIETTPTLEIKTETSPVVEIRGTTPTSEMKGPSTVETESKRGRTLTRATFEVSSKTHSGRPKTPSHHVSPARTPVIEISKPNPLLFAVCTVYIEGRRSKTPTSSLVGPSDEMSKEDKSINLYEATQNREIYVESSETSEATLPSEKLRQNELSKPKTPEKDALINTETIKIQSPKTHVLESPKPVTPKPEYQGPKTSSSEFSEPTSPILGYQRPTVPAFAGQRPRTPTKKTKLKYYGLTPAEYVAYGGIQSYVPAFGISRAISPSIGEPTSEQVSEGSTQSVDGKKEETTTLKEQPESTKAIPGKVSQFSIADTKNGASVSLPSAEVSKTTVLAVEATLTSVQEISLLEVKQTKENDTVIPKVKIPTIVVSQVDTPPSEAPKTVTTKSLTQNVSAPTNGMPKPKTPPPDSPKETTKTEITIKPRSVKAITPDQNANNIPAETASTTKISKVLKSLAAPMTSTKAAEITTTKKTEDMSLVKTKVDKVKNRTDSLENGSKLISQEAKPAEEKKEDSSLSTLEPPLKVIQKAKGLKSKLSGWSRLKKHLVVELEEPKFPETEAELNKDSVDSTAQKPNQQEDQDKDKDNTGENEGRDAPRAAKMWDAVLFQMFSTKESIMQQIEANKSEEQKKEEAKQIEQKDIPAFAHRLPVLLYSPRFDARKLREAASRPVTKIATVFEMGLIGRKNKDEEPKDFNRTAKGFST